A genomic region of Streptomyces sp. R33 contains the following coding sequences:
- a CDS encoding SigB/SigF/SigG family RNA polymerase sigma factor: MPAPAPSSTSETVTVVPRPRRGIQAARIADLPRIEEPREVAPADARELSRVFFRRLHELSEGTPEHQYVRNALIEMNASLVQYAVRRFRGRGDGGDIEDIVQVGTIGLIKAIDRFDPARENEFATLAMPYITGEIKRHFRDTSWAVRVPRRLQELRIDIAKAKEQLTTTLDRSPTVADLADHLGLSDEEVIEGLVAANGHTSGSLDAPHTAHAERGDGSADGHTLADVMGEEEPALERVEDIQTLAPLLEQLTDRERRMLQMRFGEELTQAQIGAALGISQMQVSRLLTRILEHLRTSMLEDPDPA; the protein is encoded by the coding sequence ATGCCCGCCCCTGCCCCGTCCTCCACTTCCGAAACCGTCACAGTCGTCCCCCGTCCGCGCCGCGGCATCCAGGCCGCCCGGATCGCGGACCTGCCGCGGATCGAGGAGCCAAGGGAGGTGGCCCCCGCCGATGCGAGGGAGCTCTCGAGGGTGTTCTTCCGGCGGCTGCACGAACTGTCCGAGGGCACCCCGGAACACCAGTACGTCCGCAACGCGCTCATAGAGATGAACGCCTCACTCGTCCAGTACGCCGTCCGCCGCTTCCGCGGCCGGGGTGACGGAGGCGACATCGAGGACATCGTCCAGGTCGGCACCATCGGCCTGATCAAGGCGATCGACCGGTTCGACCCGGCCCGCGAGAACGAATTCGCCACCCTCGCCATGCCGTACATCACAGGTGAGATCAAGCGCCACTTCCGTGACACCTCCTGGGCCGTCCGCGTCCCGCGCCGGCTCCAGGAGCTGCGCATCGACATCGCCAAGGCGAAGGAGCAGCTGACCACCACGCTCGACCGCTCGCCCACGGTCGCGGACCTCGCCGACCACCTCGGCCTCTCGGACGAGGAGGTCATAGAGGGTCTCGTTGCCGCCAACGGCCACACCAGCGGCTCCCTGGACGCCCCGCACACCGCGCACGCGGAGCGCGGCGACGGCTCCGCCGACGGCCACACCCTCGCCGACGTCATGGGCGAGGAGGAGCCGGCCCTGGAGCGCGTCGAGGACATCCAGACCCTCGCACCGCTGCTCGAACAGCTCACCGACCGCGAGCGCCGCATGCTGCAGATGCGCTTCGGCGAGGAGCTGACCCAGGCGCAGATCGGCGCCGCGCTCGGCATCTCGCAGATGCAGGTCTCTCGCCTGCTGACCCGCATCCTCGAGCACCTGCGCACCTCGATGCTGGAGGACCCCGACCCGGCGTGA
- the ligA gene encoding NAD-dependent DNA ligase LigA — MTITTAPAGPALTTRDEYADAIGTAIRASAAYYGSGDSPLDDASFDLLVSLILAYEERYPEHIDPASPTGKVAGGAVPAGEVAHTAAMLSLANAFGPQDLLDWEASVVRRLGAPVTGGFVVEPKLDGASLAARYRGGRLVQLVTRGNGTSGEDVSHAIGTIVGLPERLTSDVSFEVRGEVLLTTAQFERANEIRAAHGAGAFSNARNGAAGTLRAKGRPYTVEMTFWAFGAGELDGPDGSDSPAVLPGSTHAEAMAFVAAAGVRTAAATPAGLTVVDTVAEVQEHVDRIAALRARLPFGIDGVVVKLDSLAEQAAAGTGSRHPHWATAYKLAAVERRTRLLDVTWAVGRTGVLAPTAVLEPVEIDGSVVRHATLHNPADIERRGLRLGDTVTVYKAGDVIPRIEAPVVELRTGEERAIELPSVCPGCQGEIDRSQERWRCAQPADCGRIAAILYAAGRDQLDIDGLGETYVRALVEAGRVRDVADLFGLDHAALAEAAGSEKRAVKLLEQIEAAKGRPLARVFCALGVVGTGRGMSRRIARHFGTMEAIRAADAAAMTEVELVGDTKAAGIVAQVAELGPVIDKLAAAGVNLVEPHVERPAGEEGAEGPLAGQCVVVTGKMTGALAAYDTRDKVRELIERAGGKSASGISGRTTLLVAGAKAGSKVAKAEEAGIEIVGEEAFAERIAAFLTC, encoded by the coding sequence ATGACGATCACCACCGCTCCTGCCGGTCCCGCCCTCACCACCCGCGACGAGTACGCCGATGCGATCGGTACGGCGATCAGGGCCTCCGCCGCGTACTACGGGTCCGGCGATTCGCCGCTCGACGACGCCTCGTTCGACCTCCTCGTCTCGCTGATCCTGGCCTACGAGGAGCGGTACCCGGAGCACATCGATCCGGCTTCGCCGACCGGGAAGGTGGCCGGGGGCGCCGTGCCGGCCGGGGAGGTGGCGCACACGGCGGCGATGCTCTCGCTGGCGAACGCGTTCGGCCCGCAGGACCTGCTCGACTGGGAGGCCTCGGTGGTACGCCGGCTGGGCGCACCGGTCACGGGCGGCTTCGTCGTCGAGCCGAAGCTCGACGGGGCCTCGCTGGCGGCCCGGTACCGGGGCGGCCGGCTGGTCCAGCTCGTCACCCGGGGCAACGGCACGAGCGGCGAGGACGTGTCCCATGCGATCGGGACCATCGTCGGGCTGCCGGAGCGGCTCACCTCGGACGTCTCCTTCGAGGTGCGCGGCGAAGTCCTGCTGACCACGGCCCAGTTCGAGCGGGCCAACGAGATACGCGCCGCGCACGGCGCCGGGGCGTTCTCCAACGCGCGCAACGGCGCGGCCGGCACGCTCCGGGCCAAGGGCCGCCCGTACACGGTGGAGATGACGTTCTGGGCGTTCGGGGCGGGCGAACTCGACGGCCCTGACGGCTCCGACAGCCCCGCGGTGCTGCCGGGGAGCACGCATGCGGAGGCGATGGCCTTCGTCGCCGCCGCGGGTGTCCGGACGGCCGCGGCCACCCCCGCGGGGCTGACGGTGGTGGACACGGTCGCCGAGGTGCAGGAGCACGTCGACCGGATCGCGGCCCTGCGCGCCCGGCTGCCGTTCGGGATCGACGGGGTCGTCGTCAAGCTGGACTCCCTGGCCGAGCAGGCCGCGGCCGGGACCGGCTCGCGCCACCCGCACTGGGCGACCGCGTACAAGCTGGCCGCCGTGGAACGGCGCACCCGGCTGCTGGACGTGACCTGGGCGGTGGGCCGGACCGGGGTGCTCGCGCCGACCGCCGTGCTGGAGCCGGTGGAGATAGACGGCTCGGTGGTGCGGCACGCCACCCTGCACAATCCCGCCGACATCGAGCGCCGCGGCCTGCGGCTCGGCGACACCGTGACCGTGTACAAGGCGGGCGACGTCATCCCGCGGATCGAGGCCCCGGTGGTGGAGCTGCGCACCGGTGAGGAGCGGGCCATCGAGCTGCCGTCCGTCTGCCCGGGCTGCCAGGGCGAGATCGACCGGAGCCAGGAGCGGTGGCGGTGCGCCCAGCCGGCCGACTGCGGGCGGATCGCCGCGATCCTGTACGCCGCCGGGCGCGACCAGCTGGACATCGACGGCCTGGGTGAGACGTACGTACGGGCGCTGGTCGAGGCCGGCCGGGTCCGTGACGTGGCCGACCTGTTCGGGCTGGACCACGCGGCGCTCGCGGAGGCGGCGGGGAGCGAGAAGCGGGCCGTGAAGCTGCTGGAGCAGATCGAGGCCGCGAAGGGCAGGCCGCTGGCCCGGGTGTTCTGCGCGCTCGGGGTCGTCGGCACGGGGCGGGGCATGTCCCGGCGGATCGCCCGCCACTTCGGGACGATGGAGGCGATCCGGGCCGCCGACGCCGCCGCGATGACGGAGGTCGAACTGGTCGGGGACACCAAGGCCGCCGGGATCGTCGCCCAGGTCGCGGAGCTCGGGCCGGTCATCGACAAGCTGGCCGCGGCCGGGGTCAACCTCGTCGAGCCGCACGTGGAGCGCCCCGCCGGAGAAGAGGGCGCCGAGGGACCGCTCGCCGGGCAGTGCGTGGTGGTCACGGGGAAGATGACGGGCGCGCTGGCGGCGTACGACACGCGGGACAAGGTGCGCGAGCTGATCGAACGGGCCGGCGGTAAGTCCGCGAGCGGCATATCGGGGCGGACGACGCTGCTCGTGGCGGGTGCCAAGGCCGGCAGCAAGGTGGCCAAGGCCGAGGAGGCGGGCATCGAGATCGTCGGCGAGGAGGCGTTCGCCGAGCGGATCGCCGCGTTCCTCACCTGCTGA
- a CDS encoding TetR/AcrR family transcriptional regulator gives MAPDRTPQAQRKSETRTRLIDAAAELFARKGFHAVSAEAVADAAGRTTGALYSHFGGKEGLLLALLEVWKERTAEELAAEIAGSPDPADPAVHFSAMWGSLTRPHPDHGDSWLLLEAELWLHGARGPLIGTQLAQRYAEIRAQLGEGLADWAAATGTPLTRPPEETGALVLGVLLGLAMQHRLDPQGIPDALVVEALGAVLK, from the coding sequence ATGGCACCCGACCGCACCCCGCAGGCCCAGCGGAAGTCCGAGACCCGCACCCGCCTCATCGACGCGGCCGCCGAACTCTTCGCGCGCAAGGGCTTCCACGCCGTCTCGGCCGAGGCGGTCGCCGACGCGGCCGGGCGCACCACCGGCGCCCTCTACAGCCACTTCGGCGGCAAGGAGGGCCTCCTGCTGGCCCTCCTCGAGGTCTGGAAGGAACGCACCGCCGAGGAGCTGGCCGCCGAGATCGCGGGCAGCCCCGACCCGGCGGACCCCGCCGTGCACTTCTCCGCCATGTGGGGCAGCCTCACCCGCCCGCACCCCGACCACGGGGACTCCTGGCTCCTCCTGGAAGCGGAACTGTGGCTGCACGGCGCCCGGGGCCCGCTCATCGGAACCCAGCTCGCCCAGCGCTACGCCGAGATCCGCGCCCAGCTCGGCGAAGGCCTCGCCGACTGGGCGGCGGCCACCGGGACCCCGCTCACCCGGCCGCCGGAGGAGACGGGCGCCCTCGTGCTCGGTGTCCTCCTCGGCCTCGCCATGCAGCACCGGCTCGACCCGCAGGGCATCCCCGACGCCCTCGTCGTGGAAGCCCTCGGCGCCGTCCTGAAATGA
- a CDS encoding IucA/IucC family siderophore biosynthesis protein — MDRMESVDLNAAADAYAGSPLLNCLLREAADPAEESGTRTDDARAGHVHRLRGSGRLLRVRGGRRPVRPELRTADGWHALSHTELVKLTADELHRYTGAANDELPVEIADSREAVAALLAARAAAAPPQDPYVLSEQSLVMGHPYHPAPKARGGAPAASWLPYAPEAYARFPLVFLGLREDQVAEEGGPAAAGAIESLAGLLDGPRAPAGYRLLPAHPWQLDLAGCSEPVREAFADGRLLRLGPGRLPAWPTASIRTLYVPGEGNGERDLFVKFSLDVRITNDVRRLWRHDLLKLRRTDAAVEAGFADLRSSGSNAVWLADRGYRTACFAFEELAVLVRDGLHAQVEPGATPLASAALAEGFAGSPLAVTGDPVGWWRAYLRHVVPPVLDVFARHGVVLEAHLQNTLVAVDAQGMPVQALFRDAEGVKLLPDVERDAAWQRLVYCLVVNHLTEVAGALAEEHPGAAAAVWPAVREEFLRYDAEHGLPEIAELLSAPALPAKTNLLLRWTRADGADARYIPLPNPLRG, encoded by the coding sequence ATGGACCGAATGGAATCCGTGGACCTCAACGCCGCAGCCGACGCGTACGCCGGCAGCCCTCTGCTGAACTGCCTGCTGCGGGAAGCGGCCGATCCCGCCGAGGAGTCCGGCACCAGGACGGACGATGCCCGCGCGGGGCACGTCCACCGGCTGCGCGGCAGCGGACGGCTGCTGCGGGTGCGGGGCGGGCGCCGGCCGGTGCGCCCCGAACTGCGCACGGCGGACGGGTGGCATGCGCTCAGCCACACCGAGCTGGTCAAACTGACCGCCGACGAGCTGCACCGGTACACGGGCGCGGCGAACGACGAGCTCCCGGTCGAGATCGCCGACAGCCGCGAGGCCGTCGCCGCGCTGCTGGCCGCCCGCGCCGCGGCCGCGCCCCCGCAGGACCCGTACGTGCTCTCCGAGCAGTCCCTGGTCATGGGACACCCGTACCACCCCGCTCCCAAGGCCCGGGGAGGCGCGCCCGCCGCGAGCTGGCTGCCGTACGCGCCGGAGGCGTACGCCCGCTTCCCGCTGGTCTTCCTGGGGCTGCGCGAGGACCAGGTGGCCGAGGAGGGCGGGCCCGCGGCGGCCGGGGCGATCGAGTCGCTGGCCGGGCTGCTCGACGGCCCGCGCGCGCCGGCCGGGTACCGGCTGCTGCCCGCGCATCCGTGGCAGCTGGACCTGGCGGGCTGCTCGGAGCCCGTACGCGAGGCCTTCGCCGACGGGCGGCTGCTGCGGCTCGGCCCCGGGCGGCTCCCGGCCTGGCCGACCGCCTCGATCCGGACGTTGTACGTACCCGGCGAAGGGAACGGCGAGCGGGACCTCTTCGTGAAGTTCAGCCTCGACGTCCGGATCACCAACGACGTGCGCCGGCTGTGGCGGCACGACCTGCTGAAGCTGCGCCGTACGGACGCCGCGGTCGAGGCCGGATTCGCCGATCTGCGCAGCTCCGGGTCGAACGCGGTCTGGCTCGCCGACCGCGGCTACCGGACGGCGTGCTTCGCCTTCGAGGAGCTCGCCGTCCTGGTCCGCGACGGCCTGCACGCGCAAGTGGAGCCGGGGGCCACGCCGTTGGCCTCCGCCGCGCTCGCGGAGGGCTTCGCGGGCAGCCCGCTGGCCGTGACGGGCGATCCGGTCGGCTGGTGGCGGGCGTACCTGCGCCACGTCGTGCCGCCCGTGCTCGACGTGTTCGCCCGGCACGGCGTCGTGCTGGAGGCGCACCTGCAGAACACCCTCGTGGCGGTCGACGCCCAGGGCATGCCGGTGCAGGCCCTGTTCCGCGATGCGGAGGGGGTGAAACTGCTGCCGGACGTGGAGCGCGATGCCGCCTGGCAGCGGCTGGTCTACTGCCTGGTCGTCAACCACCTGACCGAGGTGGCGGGGGCCCTCGCCGAGGAGCACCCGGGCGCTGCCGCCGCGGTGTGGCCGGCGGTGCGCGAGGAGTTCCTGCGCTACGACGCCGAACACGGTCTCCCCGAGATCGCGGAGCTGCTCTCGGCCCCGGCACTCCCGGCGAAGACGAACCTGCTGCTGCGCTGGACCCGCGCCGACGGCGCGGACGCGCGCTACATCCCGCTCCCGAACCCGCTGCGCGGCTAG
- a CDS encoding GntR family transcriptional regulator: protein MPSPSRGGGPAVMPKYQWIAAALRRELERAATPGGRLPSERTLAARYQVNRQTIRAALQHLREDGLVVTGRRGTRSAVEAPAAPRRTVVAPAAAVPASSPAATPDQSWLTLVTVPPSLAALLGMRGGDRTLVHHRRERGPSGETLRHAVTYLCPRAIAESPELARYRDRSSVRDEDLGPLHRWLERAAGQGRVAETLTMTRSSHPPAAAAVCGLTVRRTLHDGAGRLLAMTDLTFPTWDRLTFHRDRAVTGFRIT from the coding sequence ATGCCCTCCCCTTCGCGGGGCGGCGGCCCGGCCGTCATGCCCAAGTACCAGTGGATCGCCGCAGCGCTGCGGCGCGAGCTCGAGCGCGCCGCGACCCCCGGCGGCAGACTGCCCTCCGAACGTACCCTGGCCGCCCGCTACCAGGTCAACCGGCAGACCATCCGGGCCGCGCTCCAGCACCTGCGCGAGGACGGCCTCGTCGTCACCGGGCGCCGCGGCACCCGCTCGGCCGTCGAGGCCCCGGCCGCGCCGCGGCGCACCGTGGTCGCACCGGCCGCCGCCGTACCCGCGTCATCGCCCGCGGCCACGCCCGACCAGAGCTGGCTCACCCTGGTCACCGTGCCGCCCTCGCTCGCCGCGCTGCTCGGCATGCGCGGCGGGGACCGCACCCTGGTCCACCACCGCCGCGAGCGCGGCCCGTCGGGGGAGACGCTCCGGCACGCCGTCACGTACCTCTGCCCGCGCGCGATCGCCGAGAGCCCCGAACTGGCCCGCTACCGAGACCGGTCGTCCGTCCGGGACGAGGACCTCGGGCCGCTGCACCGGTGGCTCGAGCGGGCCGCCGGGCAGGGCCGGGTCGCCGAGACCCTCACCATGACCCGCAGCAGCCACCCGCCGGCCGCGGCCGCGGTCTGCGGCCTGACCGTGCGCCGCACCCTGCACGACGGCGCCGGCCGGCTGCTGGCCATGACCGATCTCACCTTCCCCACCTGGGACCGGCTGACCTTCCACCGGGACCGCGCGGTGACCGGATTCCGCATCACCTGA
- a CDS encoding glycine betaine/L-proline ABC transporter ATP-binding protein: MSTLQAEHVFKVFGRRPGDAAAAVRALRGGAGRDELRAAGTTAAVIDASFRVEPGEIFVVMGLSGSGKSTLLRMLNGLLAPTEGRILFDGQDLTSLSRRELRHVRSTKISMVFQHFALFPHRSVLENAAYGLEVQGVARAERERRATEALELCGLAGWEASWPDELSGGMQQRVGLARALATDADLLLMDESFSALDPLIRRDMQDQLLELQQRLKKTIVFITHDLNEAMRLGDGIAVMRDGRIVQQGTAEDILTRPADDYVASFIQDVDRSRVLTADAVMTDPVAGSCACGCPSVTADTPLADLCAISARVPHAVAVTDADGALVGSVPQDRLIAFIGDEQRPPMACVEVAA, encoded by the coding sequence GTGTCCACGCTCCAGGCCGAGCACGTTTTCAAGGTGTTCGGAAGACGACCCGGCGACGCCGCTGCCGCGGTCCGCGCGCTCCGGGGCGGCGCCGGCCGCGACGAGCTGCGCGCAGCCGGTACCACGGCCGCTGTGATCGACGCCTCATTCCGCGTCGAGCCCGGCGAGATCTTCGTCGTCATGGGTCTGTCGGGATCCGGCAAGTCCACGCTGCTGCGCATGCTGAACGGACTGCTCGCACCCACCGAGGGGCGCATCCTCTTCGACGGCCAGGACCTCACCTCGCTCTCCCGGCGTGAGCTGCGCCACGTCCGCTCCACCAAGATCAGCATGGTCTTCCAGCACTTCGCGCTCTTCCCGCACCGCAGCGTCCTCGAGAACGCCGCCTACGGGCTGGAGGTGCAGGGCGTCGCCCGCGCCGAGCGCGAGCGCCGCGCCACCGAGGCGCTGGAGCTGTGCGGGCTCGCCGGCTGGGAGGCGTCCTGGCCGGACGAGCTGTCCGGCGGCATGCAGCAGCGCGTGGGCCTGGCCCGCGCCCTGGCCACCGACGCCGACCTGCTCCTGATGGACGAGTCCTTCAGCGCGCTGGACCCGCTGATCCGCCGCGACATGCAGGACCAGCTGCTGGAACTCCAGCAGCGGCTCAAGAAGACCATCGTGTTCATCACACACGACCTCAACGAGGCCATGCGCCTCGGCGACGGCATCGCCGTCATGCGCGACGGCCGCATCGTCCAGCAGGGCACCGCCGAGGACATCCTGACCCGCCCCGCCGACGACTACGTCGCCTCCTTCATCCAGGACGTCGACCGCTCGCGCGTGCTCACGGCCGACGCCGTGATGACCGACCCCGTCGCCGGGAGCTGCGCCTGTGGCTGCCCCAGCGTCACCGCCGACACCCCGCTCGCCGACCTGTGCGCCATCAGCGCCCGGGTGCCGCACGCCGTCGCCGTCACCGACGCGGACGGCGCCCTCGTCGGCTCCGTGCCGCAGGACCGCCTCATCGCCTTCATCGGCGACGAACAGCGGCCCCCGATGGCCTGCGTGGAGGTGGCCGCCTGA
- a CDS encoding cytochrome P450, with protein sequence MIPTGETDLLEDTWAREVPHAQFTRLRREDPVHWHEVPGPHQGFYAVTRHADVKAVSRDPELWSTELGSFMIRDQSPESLQTLRLVLLGMDAPRHSRYRSLVSAGFTPRVVRRLAARIGERAAGLVESAVVPGRDMDFVSEVAAWLPIQTICEMVGVPPGDERLIFDWSNRMAGGQDPELSAGKHDSDLAAAEIYAYCDALAAERRARPREDILSTLVHAEVDGDRLAPDEINMFFVLLCVAGNETTRNLLSATLLALIEHPAARAELAASPQDESLWTSATEEFLRWGGSIHNFRRTATRDTVLRGRAIAEGQKVVTYYTSANRDEDVFADPFVFDIRRNPNEHLTFGGGGPHFCLGAGLARTQIKALIRELLARHPGFGLTGEVRRLRSDFINGIKHLPIRFG encoded by the coding sequence GTGATCCCCACCGGCGAGACGGACCTCCTGGAAGACACCTGGGCCCGCGAGGTCCCGCACGCGCAGTTCACCCGGCTGCGCCGGGAGGACCCCGTCCACTGGCACGAGGTGCCCGGCCCCCACCAGGGCTTCTACGCCGTCACGCGGCACGCCGACGTCAAGGCCGTCAGCCGCGACCCCGAGCTGTGGTCCACCGAACTCGGCTCGTTCATGATCCGCGACCAGAGCCCCGAGTCCCTGCAGACCCTGCGCCTGGTCCTGCTCGGCATGGACGCCCCGCGCCACTCGCGCTACCGCTCCCTGGTCAGCGCCGGCTTCACCCCGCGCGTCGTCCGCCGGCTGGCGGCCCGGATCGGCGAGCGGGCCGCCGGGCTGGTGGAGAGCGCGGTCGTGCCCGGCCGGGACATGGACTTCGTCTCCGAGGTGGCCGCCTGGCTGCCGATCCAGACGATCTGCGAGATGGTCGGCGTACCGCCCGGCGACGAGCGGCTGATCTTCGACTGGAGCAACCGGATGGCCGGCGGCCAGGATCCGGAGCTCTCGGCGGGCAAGCACGACAGCGACCTGGCCGCCGCCGAGATCTACGCGTACTGCGACGCCCTGGCGGCCGAGCGGCGCGCCCGCCCCCGCGAGGACATCCTCTCGACGCTGGTCCACGCGGAGGTCGACGGGGACCGGCTCGCCCCGGACGAGATCAACATGTTCTTCGTCCTGCTGTGCGTGGCGGGCAACGAGACCACCCGCAACCTGCTCTCGGCCACGCTGCTGGCCCTGATCGAACACCCGGCGGCCCGCGCAGAGCTGGCGGCGTCCCCGCAGGACGAGTCGCTGTGGACCTCGGCCACGGAGGAGTTCCTGCGCTGGGGCGGCTCGATCCACAACTTCCGCCGCACCGCCACCCGGGACACCGTCCTGCGCGGCCGCGCGATCGCGGAGGGGCAGAAGGTGGTCACGTACTACACCTCCGCCAACCGCGACGAGGACGTCTTCGCCGACCCCTTCGTCTTCGACATCCGCCGCAACCCGAACGAGCACCTCACGTTCGGCGGCGGCGGTCCCCACTTCTGCCTGGGCGCCGGGCTGGCCCGCACCCAGATCAAGGCCCTGATCCGCGAACTCCTGGCCCGCCACCCCGGCTTCGGCCTCACGGGCGAGGTCCGGCGCCTGCGCTCCGACTTCATCAACGGCATCAAGCACCTCCCCATCCGCTTCGGCTGA
- a CDS encoding ABC transporter permease/substrate binding protein, producing MPRLPLGAWVDSAVDFLQRHLSWLFDAVSALVTGLYDGIHAVLDAPAPLLFAGILAVAAWWLRGLLAALLAFAGFALVDSVGLWADAMSTLSLVLVATLVTLAFAVPLGIWASRSDRVSAVLRPVLDFMQTMPAMVYLIPGIIFFGVGVVPGIIATIIFSLPPGVRMTELGIRQVDTELVEAADAFGTTPRDTLVRVQLPLALPTIMAGINQVIMLGLSMVVIAGMVGGGGLGGAVYRAIGNVDIGLGFEAGISIVILAMYLDRMTGALGRQVSPLGRRALAKAQAAASGAAKLWNHRPQPAYAVTGAVVLALVAGGLNTFGGSGQPTAAGADGGTGKGRKISIGYIPWDEGIASTYLWKELLERRGFQVEAKQLELGALFTGIAGGQVDFQTDAWLPVTQAQYWEKYRNKLDELGSWYGPTSIELSVPSYMKDVTSLADLKGKGGEFKGRIIGIEPSAGAMGILKGKVLQEYGLDGEYEVVDGSTPGMLAELKRAYEKQEPVAVVLWSPHWAYASYDLKKLEDPKGVWGQGDGIHTLARKGFADDEPEVASWLRSFKLTEAQLTGLEAKIQEAGKGKEQQAVRAWLTEHPEIAKAA from the coding sequence ATGCCCCGCCTGCCCCTCGGCGCCTGGGTCGACAGCGCAGTCGACTTCCTCCAGCGCCACCTCTCCTGGCTGTTCGACGCCGTCAGTGCGCTCGTCACCGGGCTGTACGACGGCATCCACGCCGTGCTGGACGCGCCCGCCCCGCTGCTGTTCGCCGGCATCCTCGCCGTCGCCGCCTGGTGGCTGCGCGGCCTGCTCGCCGCGCTGCTCGCCTTCGCCGGCTTCGCACTCGTCGACTCCGTCGGCCTGTGGGCCGACGCGATGTCCACGCTCTCCCTGGTCCTGGTCGCGACCCTCGTCACACTCGCGTTCGCGGTCCCGCTCGGCATCTGGGCCTCCCGGTCCGACCGGGTCAGCGCCGTCCTGCGGCCCGTCCTGGACTTCATGCAGACCATGCCGGCCATGGTCTACCTGATCCCCGGCATCATCTTCTTCGGGGTGGGCGTGGTGCCCGGCATCATCGCGACCATCATCTTCTCGCTGCCGCCCGGCGTACGGATGACCGAGCTCGGCATCCGCCAGGTCGACACGGAACTCGTCGAGGCCGCCGACGCCTTCGGGACCACGCCGCGCGACACCCTCGTACGCGTCCAGCTGCCGCTGGCCCTGCCCACCATCATGGCGGGCATCAACCAGGTCATCATGCTCGGCCTCTCCATGGTCGTCATCGCCGGCATGGTCGGCGGAGGCGGGCTCGGCGGCGCCGTCTACCGGGCCATCGGCAACGTCGACATCGGCCTCGGCTTCGAGGCGGGCATCTCCATCGTCATCCTCGCCATGTACCTGGACCGGATGACCGGCGCGCTCGGCCGCCAGGTGTCCCCGCTCGGCCGGCGCGCGCTCGCCAAGGCGCAGGCCGCCGCGAGCGGCGCCGCAAAGCTGTGGAACCACCGCCCCCAGCCCGCGTACGCCGTCACCGGCGCCGTGGTCCTCGCCCTCGTCGCGGGCGGCCTGAACACCTTCGGCGGCTCCGGGCAGCCGACTGCGGCCGGGGCGGACGGCGGCACCGGCAAGGGCCGCAAGATCAGCATCGGCTACATCCCCTGGGACGAGGGCATCGCCTCGACCTACCTGTGGAAGGAGCTCCTGGAGCGCCGGGGCTTCCAGGTGGAGGCGAAGCAGCTGGAGCTCGGCGCCCTGTTCACCGGTATCGCGGGCGGCCAGGTCGACTTCCAGACCGACGCCTGGCTGCCGGTCACGCAGGCCCAGTACTGGGAGAAGTACCGGAACAAGCTGGACGAACTCGGCTCCTGGTACGGACCGACCTCCATCGAACTGTCCGTCCCCTCCTACATGAAGGACGTCACCTCCCTCGCCGACCTCAAGGGCAAGGGCGGCGAGTTCAAGGGCCGGATCATCGGCATCGAGCCCAGCGCGGGCGCGATGGGGATCCTGAAGGGCAAGGTGCTCCAGGAGTACGGCCTCGACGGCGAGTACGAGGTCGTCGACGGATCGACCCCCGGCATGCTCGCCGAGCTCAAGCGGGCCTACGAGAAGCAGGAGCCGGTGGCGGTGGTGCTCTGGTCGCCGCACTGGGCCTACGCCTCGTACGACCTGAAGAAGCTCGAGGACCCCAAGGGGGTCTGGGGCCAGGGCGACGGCATCCACACCCTGGCCCGCAAGGGCTTCGCGGACGACGAGCCGGAAGTGGCCTCCTGGCTGCGCTCGTTCAAGCTGACCGAGGCCCAGCTGACCGGCCTGGAGGCGAAGATCCAGGAGGCGGGCAAGGGCAAGGAGCAGCAGGCGGTCCGCGCCTGGCTGACGGAGCACCCGGAGATCGCCAAGGCCGCGTGA